A segment of the Mytilus trossulus isolate FHL-02 chromosome 12, PNRI_Mtr1.1.1.hap1, whole genome shotgun sequence genome:
ATTAAATTTGAACTTAATTAAAACAAGATGAAAATTGTAGAAGTGTTTGTGTACTTATGTACAACGTACATTGGATATGTGTATAGTGCACAGCCTACCGGGTGTACATACGACAGTACAGATTCATCAACAGGTATCTATACGTGTACATTCGGAAGTTACACAGCACCACTTACCTTTACTGCGTTCACTGATCCGTATCCACAACGTCTTATCATCAATGCTGTAAGCGGCACTTTACCAACAAACACTTTCTCGGGATTTTCATCGTTTGCTGCTAATTTGATAGATCTTGATTATGCTGCAAGCTTACAGGTTATTTGTAGTTCTGGAGGAACACTGACAATTTCGCAAGCTTTATTTTCGAGCATGAGCTATCTACAGGAACTGAAAATAAGTAACTGTGATATTCAGTCGCTTCCTTCGAGTGTTTTCTCAAACTTAGTAACACTCGATTCTCTGTGGATTGAAGGAGGTTCAGTCAACACACTAGCAACTAATATTCTTACGGGTTTATCTATAGAAAAATTGGACGTTCCAGTCCCGACCGGCGAATTTGTCATAAAGAACACTGTGGTTTCCGGTAATCAAATTCCGGTCGGTATGCTTGATGGACTGACTGCTGTTAAATCAATTAGATTCGACAACATCGGACTGACTTCCGTTGATGATGCACTGTTCAGTCTGAATACAGCTCTGACGTCTTTGTCACTTGTTAACAATGCTGGGATAACAAAGATAGAAACTGCTTTGATAAGCACACTGGAGGGGTTATCTTCCCTTGATCTAGATGGTATCCCGTTTGAATGTACGTGCGATAACTTATGGATCCTCACTCATGCCACAATGAATGGTATAGCCTTACCATCAGGAATCATTTGCGGCACACCTGCTGAATACCAGAGTACGTATTTGTTATGACAATCGTATTGATATACAATATAGTTTGATCATGTAGGTTGCACTTGCTTCTGTTTCACAACCCACGCCCATTTTggggagataattaatattcatagatACTTTGTTTGTTAACGTAATGAATCCAAGTCTGAGATAAGCTACATACAGTTATACATGCTtcatctcatagagacataacttgaGAAATGTTACCAGTATCAATACACTTGAATAGTGGCTAAATTGAATTCTGAGAAAGACCCAAAGTGAAAGGAGGGGTATATATAAAAGGATttggtaagattgccaatgagacaactgtccacaagagaccaaaatgacacagatattaacaacagtagctcactgtatggccttcaacaatgagcaaagcccataccgaccggtcagctataaaaggcctcgaaaagaaaatgtaaaacatttcaaacgagaaaactagctgccttatctatttataaaaaatgaacgaaaaataaatatgtaacatataaaacacgacaaccattgaattacaggctcctgacttgggacaggcaaataCGTAAATAAAGTGGTATATACAGTAGAACataattttagtataaattAGTGCCTAATTATTTGGAAGTTCgggcatataaatgttgaaaaatgtcACACCGCTTTTATTGCTGTACTTCATCTGAAAGTCAAAGTGATGCCTCCAAAatggaacaaaataaaaactatataacTTTACTACAAGGTAATGTCGGCCGCTACCGTTGGCTTTATTATATTTAGTACTGgttacattgccaatgaaaGTGCTTCACTCATGGCTTATTTAGTAAATAAGTTTTGTGATTCCATAATGATTAACAAGGCTATATTTTTATTCAGACAAGAAAGCTTCCAAGTATTATGACGAGATGTGTGACACAGCAAACGCGTGTGGAGATTTACCAGGTTAGTATAGAACGTTTGAATATACAAAAGGAACAATCCAATTTCATAAGACAAGGAAATGACCAACGAACTCGTGgctagaaaaatacaaaaaaggacCTTGAAAATTCTACATAACTCTACATGAGAACTTAACGTAGACGACCAGAACACCAACACAATACCGGGGTTGATCTCATATCGATTTAACCACGAATTTAAACCATAAACCAtcttctgtttaaaaaaaaaaaatcatttgatcaTGTTGGTCAAATTGCTTTATAAATTTGTCGACATTTGTTTGCAATCAGACCATAGATTTTTTTCCATGAATACAAAGTGGAATACAACCTCCCAGTggttaatcaaaatataaaaaatatcaatcaacATACTTTTATATTTCAGGTATAACCCTGGGTCCAACGATATGTATGACTATTATCGAGATTGTCAGTTATTGTATCCTAGCTGTTACCATGGTAATAGCAATAGTAGCACTTGTTATCATATGTTATGTCAGAAGGAAACTGGTCATTGCCAAAGAAAATCTGGAGAAGAAGAGAAATAGCTCATGGGCACGTGTACAAAATGCACTGAAGAAGGGCGGAGCATCTGGTCAAAAACCACCATTGAGATCTTCACAAGTAGATGGTTGGGTGTAACAAATATTGATAAACCAATAGCTGTCTGAGTTTGCCTGTCCTTAATTGATGTTAAAACACTGTATACAACTGCTTAACAAATAGATGCTTGGAATCTTATTTACGtcattaaaacacatttaataaaatgttttatagaaCACGTTTTTAACATagatatttttatgccccacctacgatagtagaggggcattatgttttctggtatgtggctccgtccgttcgtccgttcgtccgtctgtacGTCCGTCCGTACGTCCGTTccatttcaggttaaagtttttggtcaaggtagtttttgatgaagctgaagtccaatccacttgaaacttaatacacttgttgcttatgatatgatctttctaattttaaagctaaattagacttttgaccccaatttcacggtccactgaacatagaaaatgaaagtggtcaTTTCagggttaaagtttttggtcaaggtagtttttgatgaagctgaagtccaatcaacttgaaatttaatacacttgttgcttatgatatgatctttttaatttttaagccaaattagacttttgaccccaatttcacggtccactgatcatagaaaatgaaagtggccatttcagattaaagtttttggtcaaggtagattttgatgaagcggaagtccaatcaacttgaaacttaatacacttgttgcttatgatatgatctttctaattttaaagccaaatgagacttttgaccccaatctCATGGTCCAGtgcacatagaaaatgaaagtggccatttcaggttaaagtttttggtcaaggtagtttttgatgaagacttttgaccccaatttcacggtccatggaacatggaaaaggatagtgcaagtggggcatccgtgtactttggacacattcttgtttaatgtAGATTAATACGATCCTGATTCAGAAGTCATATAGTTATCCGTTGCTTGATATCCAACATAGATATACTATAATTTATTGGATGATCACTAGCGCATAACAGGTGAAAGGTCGCAAATAGGGGTACATCACCCAACATTGTGTTgttatcttaatcactataaaaacaaacaaatatgtaacaaagacttacaaaaacaaatagacaaagcacatattAAGCAGAATACAAAAGgtatcatagaacaataacacaatgacgggatgtataagtacagagccacgtcatacatgtatgcatcaaagaaacacaaaatggcatatagaaAAAAGGTTCATTCTGGCTATtcctacattttgaaatttataggtaaaatagtaaaattttatgTAGGAGTTCCCAgaattttttgtaaacaatggGATTATGTAGGACTATGTTGTAACAACATTAAACTAATGAGATCTAAAGAATCAAGGTAAATGCAGGTAATTCTtgtagaaaataaagaaaaagaataatttatatcacaatcttatatttcatttaataatttcaacggcacagtttatataaataatattcaatttcataataTAAATTCATAGCTTTAATTGCATGCACAAGTAATTCcaattatttacaataatatatacaagtaaataatatcatttgaaatatcaatgttaaatCATTCTTTAATCAAAGCAATAAATGTTGAGTTACAATAAACAAAGCACCAAAAgtatactaaatttaaatttatttatagcaCTCACATAGTTATACAACATATAAGAGAATACAAAGTATTTATCAATGTGCAGGAGATGAGAAGCAGCATCTCCATACTCGACTGGAGTAAGTTCATCATTCTGTAACCTTATTATctattattaatgtttttgatagtatattcatttttaaaaatcataatttgttaaaataatgaaattaataaatcttttgtgcctgtcccaagtcatatcaggccttttatagctgactctgcggtatgggcttcgctcattgttgaagccgtacagtgacctatagttgtaaatgtctgtttcattttggtttcttgtggacagttgtctcattggcaatcttaccacatctccTCATTTATATTTGAGGCTGAAGTTGAAAGTGTAGGTAactattaattttttatttacttttttttcagactTTCCAGACTTTAAAGTGCTTTAAATTAACTACTTTTTctttcatcttatttttatttgtccaatgcttttttttttagaaattccATGGTATTAAAACACTTAAAATTATTACTTTATGCATGTTTTTGAACAAGAAAGTCccattttttacatgtaattaaggatttttatttaatttccacAGGTAAATTTACCTTTGACCAAATTAGACACTTATGACTAAACCAACATATTTGCAATAACAACATGAATTGTTCTTCCACTAATCTCCCATGTAGGAATAGGCAgaatagtaaaatacaaaatgtaggaATAGCCAGAAGACACCAGAAAACCAGTCCATGTAcaataaactatatataaactgaatttaattttgtaattacTAATAATTAACCAAATTAAATTGTTGTATTGAGGTCCAAGAATACTGACTCGTTACATGTACCAGTGTAAGGTTTGTGCTGCTCTCACCATTTTACATTTGTCTAATGATATTATGTGGATGAGTCAATATGATAAACAGTGGCTAACATTCAATTTGTCTACccacaaatatttcatattttgaactgagatatattgaaatatgcCTTTTTAAATCTCATAATGCTTGCTCTTCCAGAATAATCATTCTTCCTAGTTACATTTCAATTATTATTATAGTTGGAACAAGCTCGACGCTTAACTTAATTGTGAAGGAAAACATTCGTGAAATTGgcattcaatttataaaatcgAGAACGGAAACGGGAAATAAGTCAAAGAAACAACCAAAACATAGAGCAGATAATAGCCGAAGTGCTGACCAATTGgtcttgaaaaaaaaccagaaacatCTCGCACATGGTAGTGTTCCATAGCTTGACCCTAAATACAAACGTGAACTAGTtgagtgaaaatggacgtcataaactaaactacaaaacaaaaaaatgaactaaaattaaaatatattcctacaagactaacaaaggccagaggatcctgatattttttctctttttttttttgctttatttatttgtatcctggtatctatgatgagtgtatttaTCACcctgttattttgaaaaaaaaaagtagcgAACATCTTTAAACTTCTTGATGTCTTTTCTTAACTCACGGAGATAAACAGCTATTAGAGATTCCTTATTTTATTTGTGTTCAATTGTTGGATTGCTGACTAGTTAAAAACATCCAGTTTGAAATCTCTTTGTATTCATCAAtttaatgcctgtaccaagtcaggaatatgacagttcttgtccattcgtttttgatgcgttttgatatttgattttgtcatgtgattatggactttccgaattgattttcctctaagttcagtatttttgtgattttaattttaattgttttaaaaaaagattcttttgtgagaaatttattttataaaaacataaactacAGGAACTGTTATCATTAGTTTATTGGAACTGTTAgcttgtaacccggatttggtctcgatttatgagtttcgaacagcggtatactactgttgcctttattcatcaTGCcgttttgaaattcaaatgtcTTTATAGTCAGCGTGCAtctaatggtaaaaaaaatcaaaatattaaaatcaaatacataaaGGGCGTCTATACTTAATccttaatttatttgttttgtttaatcgCATTTATAGTGCAAGTAATATGCAGACCGGATAAAGAAGATTAAACCCATAAGTTTACATTACAATCACAGATtctatatgttatgttttattatatttatgttctctaaaatgttaaaaaattgtaAGATTTTTCCGTTTGCAATctactttattttattgtttgagaCAATAAATGGAACTTCTCCGACCGGTTGTAGTTATGACAGCGCCTATTCATCAACAGGGATATATACTTGTATATT
Coding sequences within it:
- the LOC134693799 gene encoding SLIT and NTRK-like protein 4, which produces MKIVEVFVYLCTTYIGYVYSAQPTGCTYDSTDSSTGIYTCTFGSYTAPLTFTAFTDPYPQRLIINAVSGTLPTNTFSGFSSFAANLIDLDYAASLQVICSSGGTLTISQALFSSMSYLQELKISNCDIQSLPSSVFSNLVTLDSLWIEGGSVNTLATNILTGLSIEKLDVPVPTGEFVIKNTVVSGNQIPVGMLDGLTAVKSIRFDNIGLTSVDDALFSLNTALTSLSLVNNAGITKIETALISTLEGLSSLDLDGIPFECTCDNLWILTHATMNGIALPSGIICGTPAEYQNKKASKYYDEMCDTANACGDLPGITLGPTICMTIIEIVSYCILAVTMVIAIVALVIICYVRRKLVIAKENLEKKRNSSWARVQNALKKGGASGQKPPLRSSQVDGWV